AGGAGAGCCACCCGCACGACATCCAGATGACCGTCGAGGCACCGAACTACAGCCGCAGCAAGTAGGCAGCAGCCTCCTGAGGGCGGCCCCGGACCATCCGGGGCCGCCCTCAGCAGTGCCCCGCCGGGTCCGTCGGGGATACTGGAAGGCGCTGCAACGCATCAGGGAAAGGCCACAGACGTGACTGAGATCGAGATCGGGCGCGGCAAGCGCGGCCGGCGGGCGTACGCCTTCGACGACATCGCCGTCGTCCCCAGCCGCCGTACGCGGGACCCGAAGGAGGTCTCGATCGCCTGGCAGATCGACGCCTACCGCTTCGAGCTGCCGTTCCTGGCCGCTCCCATGGACTCGGTCGTCTCCCCGGCCACCGCCATCCGCATCGGCGAGCTGGGCGGCCTCGGCGTCCTCAACCTGGAAGGGCTGTGGACGCGGTACGAGGACCCGCAGCCGCTGCTCGACGAGATCGCCGAGCTGGACACGGACAACGCGACCCGCCGCCTCCAGGAGATCTACGCGGCTCCGATCAAGGAGGAGCTGATCGGGCAGCGCATCAAGGAGGTGCGCGACTCGGGCGTGGTCACCGCCGCCGCGCTCTCCCCGCAGCGCACCGCCCAGTTCTCCAAGGCCGTCGTGGACGCGGGCGTCGACATCTTCGTCATCCGCGGCACCACGGTCTCGGCGGAGCACGTCTCCGGCTCGCACGAGCCGCTGAACCTGAAGCAGTTCATCTACGAGCTGGACGTCCCGGTGATCGTCGGCGGCTGCGCCACCTACACCGCCGCCCTGCACCTGATGCGCACCGGCGCGGCGGGCGTCCTCGTCGGCTTCGGCGGCGGCGCCGCCCACACCACGCGCAACGTGCTGGGCATCCAGGTCCCCATGGCGACCGCGGTCGCCGACGTGGCCGCCGCCCGCCGCGACTACATGGACGAGTCCGGCGGCCGGTACGTGCACGTCATCGCCGACGGCGGTGTCGGCTGGTCCGGCGACCTGCCCAAGGCCATCGCCTGCGGCGCCGACTCCGTGATGATGGGTTCGCCGCTGGCCCGCGCGACCGACGCGCCGGGCCGGGGCAACCACTGGGGCATGGAGGCCGTCAACGAGGAGCTGCCCCGTGGCAAGAAGGTGGACCTCGGCACGGTCGGCACCATCGAGGAGATCCTCACCGGCCCGGCCCGCAACCCCGACGGCTCGATGAACTTCTTCGGCGCGCTGCGCCGGGCGATGTCGACGACCGGCTACAGCGAGCTGAAGGAGTTCCAGCGCGTGGAGGTCACGGTCGGGGACTCGCAGCACCGGCGGTAGTCGCCCGCACGCCGTACCGAAGGGCCCGCAGCGATCGCTGCGGGCCCTTCGGCGTGTCTGCGGGTCAGAGCCGGTGGGCCGCCCCCGTGGGCGTGGCCCCCCGCGTGTCCAGCAGCAGCTGGGCCTTCACCGACAGGCCCTGGAGGTCGTACGTGCGGTGCTGCTGGAGGAGGATCGTCAGGTCGGCGTCGGCGGCGGCCTCGTAGAGGGAGTCGGCGCGGGGGACGGGGCGGTCGGCGACCTTCCAGGACGGGATGTGCGGGTCGTGGTAGCTGACGGCCGCGCCCAGCGACATCAGACGGGTCGCGATCTCCTCGGCCGGGGTGGCCTGCTGGTCGGCGAGGTCGGCCTTGTAGGTGACGCCGAGGAGCAGGACGCGGGCGCCGCGCGCGGACTTGCCGTGCTCGTTGAGGAGGGCGGCGGCGCGCTGGACGACGTAGCGGGGCATCTGGGCGTTGACCTGCTGGGCCAGCTCCACCATGCGCAGGCTGTGGGGGGCCTGTCCGGTCAGGTCCTGGGGGACGGAGTGGCCGCCGACGCCGGGTCCCGGGCGGAAGGCCTGGAAGCCGAACGGCTTGGTCTCCGCGCAGCGCAGCACGTCCCACAGGTCGACGCCGAGGTCGTCGCACAGGACGGCCATCTCGTTGACGAGGGCGATGTTGACGTGCCGGAAGTTGGTCTCCAGCAGCTGGACCGTCTCCGCCTCGCGGGGGCCGCGCGCGCGGACCACCTTGTCGGTGAGGCGGCTGTAGAAGGCGGCGGCCGACTCGGTGCAGGCGGGGGTGACGCCGCCGATGACCTTCGGGGTGTTGGCCGGGGTGAAGTCGCGGTTGCCGGGGTCGGCGCGGCTGGGGGAGTAGGCGAGGTGGAAGTCGCGGCCGGCGCGCAGTCCGGAGCCCTGTTCCAGCAGCGGGCGCAGGAACTCCTCGGTCGTCCCCGGGCGCACGGGCGACTCCAGGATCACGGTGGTGTGCGGGCGCATGTGCGCGGCCAGGGTGCGGGCCGCGGCCTCCACCTGGGTGAGGTCCAGGCCGCCGTCCGCGCCCGGTGGGGTCGGGGTGCAGATGACGGCGGTGCGGACGCGCCCCAGCTCGGCCGGTCCCGCGGGGGTGCGGAAGCCCGTGGCGAGCATCCGGCGCACCTCGGCGGGGGTGAGCGGATCGGCCTCGGGGCCGGTGCGGTAGCCGAGGGTGGGGATGCCGGCGGCGACGGCGGCCTGGGCCAGGGGCAGGCCGTACGGGCCGAGTCCGATGACGGCGAGATCTGCGGGCATGGCGTGGGCCGTCCTTCCCAGTAGCCGAAGCGGGACAGGTGCGCAAGCCCGGTGGACAGGATGGGCGAGCACAACGTCAGACTAGGAGTAAATATGACCGATATGCGGGATTGGTCCGGCGCGTTTCGGTGAGTGTCGGGTGGCGGCCGTGAGCTGCGGGGGCGCGGCGGGACGGCGGCGGAGAAGTTGTCCACAGGCTGGGGGCCGTGAGGCGGCCGATGTCGGGCAGGCCGGTCAGAATCTGGGCATGGTGGGTACCAGGAACCGGGCCTCTCCCTGACGGGTGCGGCCGACGCGACCGACAGCGGGAGGCAGCAGTGAGGACAGCGACACTGGGGCCGGCACAGCGCGCCGAGGCGCTCGCGGCCATGGCCGAGCGCGAGCTGGACGTACTGGTGGTGGGCGCGGGCGTGGTCGGTGCGGGCACCGCGCTCGACGCGGTGACGCGGGGCCTGTCCACCGGCCTGGTCGAGGCGCGGGACTGGGCCTCGGGCACCTCCAGCAGGTCCAGCAAACTGATCCACGGCGGCCTGCGCTATCTGGAGATGCTCGACTTCGGGCTCGTCCGGGAGGCGCTGAAGGAGCGCGGCCTGCTGCTGGAGCGGCTCGCGCCGCACCTGGTGAAGCCGGTGCCGTTCCTGTACCCGTTGCAGCACAAGGGCTGGGAGCGGCTCTACGCCGGCTCGGGCGTCGCGCTCTACGACGCCATGGCGATGGCCCGCGGCCACGGCCGGGGCCTGCCGGCGCACCGGCACCTGACCCGGCGTCACGCGCTGCGGGTGGCACCCGCCCTGAAGAAGGACGCGCTCGTCGGCGCGCTCCAGTACTACGACGCCCAGATGGACGACGCCCGGTTCGTGACGACGCTGGTGCGCACCGCGGCGGCGTACGGCGCCCAGGTCGCCAACCGCGCGCGGGTCACCTCCTTCCTGCGCGAGGGCGAGCGCGTGGTCGGCGCGCGCGTGCAGGACGTCGAGGCGGGCGGGGAGTACGAGATCCGCGCCAAGCAGGTCGTGAACGCGACCGGTGTGTGGACCGACGACACCCAGTCGATGGTGGGCGAGCGCGGCCGGTTCCACGTCCGGGCCTCCAAGGGCATCCACCTGGTCGTGCCGAAGGACCGCATCCACTCCTCCACCGGTCTGATCCTGCGCACCGAGAAGTCCGTGCTGTTCGTCATCCCCTGGGGCCGGCACTGGATCATCGGCACCACGGACACCGACTGGGACCTGGACAAGGCCCACCCCGCCGCCTCCAGCGCGGACATCGACTACCTGCTGGAGCACATCAACTCGGTGCTCTCGGTGCCGCTCACGCGCGACGACGTCGAGGGCGTGTACGCCGGGCTGCGCCCGCTGCTGGCGGGGGAGTCGGACGCCACCAGCAAGCTGTCGCGCGAGCACACGGTCGCCCATCCGGTGCCCGGCCTGGTCGTCGTGGCGGGCGGCAAGTACACGACGTACCGGGTGATGGCCAAGGACGCCGTGGACGCCGCGGTGCACGGCCTCGACCTGCGCGTCGCCGACTGCGTCACCGAGATCACGCCGCTGCTCGGCGCCGAGGGATACCGGGCGCTGTGGAACGCGCGGGCGCGGGTCGCCGCGCGCACCGGCCTGCACGTCGTACGGGTGGAGCACCTGCTGAACCGGTACGGGGCGATGGCCGAGGAGGTGCTGGAGCTCGTCGCCGCCGACCCCTCCCTCGGCGAACCGCTGCACGCCGCCGACGACTACCTGCGCGCCGAGGTCGTCTACGCCGCCTCGCACGAGGGCGCCCGTCACCTCGACGACGTACTCACCCGGCGCACCCGCATCTCCATCGAGACCTTCGACCGGGGCACCCGCAGCGCCCGCGAGGCCGCCGAGCTGATGGCCCCGGTCCTGGGCTGGGACGAGGAACAGGTCGAACGGGAGGTCCAGCACTACGAGAAGCGGGTCGAGGCCGAGCGGGAGTCCCAGCGCCAGCCGGACGACCTGACGGCCGACGCGGCTCGCCTCGGGGCGCCGGACATCGTGCCCCGGTAGCGCGGCGAGCGGACCGGCGCAAGGGGCCGGTGGGGCACGGGTGACGTGCGGTCAGCCGGTCACGGCGCCCGCCTCGGCGCCCGGCCGGCCCGTGAGGCACCCTGGGCGTCGAGCACTTGTCGGGTGAGAGACAATGAAGGCTCTGTCAGGGCGGGTTGCATGAGGGGACGCATGTCGGAGGCGGAGCGGGCGGGGACATCCCGTACGGACAAGAGCGCACGTCTCCTCGCCGGGCGGTACCGGCTGGGAGACGTGCTCGGCCGCGGCGGCATGGGGACGGTGTGGCGGGCCGAGGACGAGACCCTCGGACGCACGGTCGCCGTCAAGGAGCTGCGGTTTCCCGGGAACATCGACGAGGAGGAGAAGCGGCGCCTGATCACGCGCACGCTGCGCGAGGCCAAGGCGATCGCGCGGATCCGCAACAACAGCGCCGTGACGGTCTACGACGTGGTCGAGGAGGACGACCGGCCGTGGATCGTGATGGAACTCGTCGAGGGCAAGTCGCTCGCCGAGGCCATCCGTGAGGACGGCCTGCTGGAGCCGAGGCGCGCGGCGGAGGTCGGCCTCGCGGTCCTCGACGTCCTGCGCTCCGCACACCGCGAGGGCATCCTGCACCGCGACGTGAAGCCGTCGAACGTGCTGATCTCCGAGGACGGCCGGGTCGTGCTCACCGACTTCGGCATCGCCCAGGTGGAGGGCGACCCGTCCATCACCTCCACCGGCATGCTCGTCGGCGCCCCCTCCTACATCTCGCCCGAGCGCGCCCGCGGCCACAAGCCGGGCCCCGCGGCCGACCTGTGGTCGCTCGGCGGCCTGCTGTACGCGGCCGTGGAGGGCACCCCGCCCTACGACAAGGGCTCCGCGATCGCGACGCTCACCGCGGTGATGACCGAGAACCTGGAGGAGCCCAAGAACGCCGGGCCCCTGCGGGACGTCATCTACGGTCTGCTCACCAAGGACCCCGCGCAGCGGCTCGACGACGCGGGTGCCCGCGCGATGCTCAACAAGATCATCCACGCACCGGCCGGCCCGGCCGACACCGAGCCGGCCGACGCCACCAAGGTCGTGCCGCTGCCCGCGCAGCCGGACGAGCGGACCCGCCGGGGCGGCTCGGCGGGTGCCGGGGGCAAGCGGGCCGAGGAGGCCGGGGAGCGGTTGCGCGGCGCGCTGCGTTCCGTGCGCAAGGCCGCCGTCGGCGCCGGTGCGGCCGGTGCGGCGGCCGGTTCCCGGGCCAAGCCGGGCGGCGCCGACCGGGACACCCGGGGAGCCGCCGCAGCGGCCTCCGCCGCGGGTGCCGCCGGGACGGCCGCCGACGCGTCGCGCGGCCCGCGGGCGGCTACGGACCCGGGAGCCGGCTCGGCCCCCGGGGCGCCGAACGCCGCCGCGGGCAACCGCAGTTCCGGCTGGCCCGTCGTACCGCCGCCGGACCTGCCCGCGCGCTCCGCGCCCCGGGCGCCGCTCACCGACGTGGTGCCGCGCCGGACGCTGGTGATCATCGCGGTGATCGTGGCGCTCGCCGTGCTCGGCACCGTGCTGGCCCTGACCCTCGGCGGCGGCGACGAAGGCGCCGCGGGCGGCAGCGGTGACAAGCCGGCCGTCTCCACCGGCGCGAGCGACGACACGAAGCAGGACGACGGGGGCGGGACCCGCACCGACGGCTCCGCCTCGGACGGGGCGTCGCAGGGCCCCTCGGACGGGGCGTCGGAGGGCGGCGCACCGGGCTCCGGCGCGTCCGGCGACGCCGGGACCGGGTCGGACGGTGCCGGGAAGTCCGGCGAGGACAAGGGCGCGGCGAGCACCCACAAGGGCGGCCAGGGCTACTCCATCGGACTGCCCAAGGGCTGGAAGCACCGTTCGCAGGACGCCG
This region of Streptomyces ambofaciens ATCC 23877 genomic DNA includes:
- a CDS encoding serine/threonine-protein kinase, giving the protein MSEAERAGTSRTDKSARLLAGRYRLGDVLGRGGMGTVWRAEDETLGRTVAVKELRFPGNIDEEEKRRLITRTLREAKAIARIRNNSAVTVYDVVEEDDRPWIVMELVEGKSLAEAIREDGLLEPRRAAEVGLAVLDVLRSAHREGILHRDVKPSNVLISEDGRVVLTDFGIAQVEGDPSITSTGMLVGAPSYISPERARGHKPGPAADLWSLGGLLYAAVEGTPPYDKGSAIATLTAVMTENLEEPKNAGPLRDVIYGLLTKDPAQRLDDAGARAMLNKIIHAPAGPADTEPADATKVVPLPAQPDERTRRGGSAGAGGKRAEEAGERLRGALRSVRKAAVGAGAAGAAAGSRAKPGGADRDTRGAAAAASAAGAAGTAADASRGPRAATDPGAGSAPGAPNAAAGNRSSGWPVVPPPDLPARSAPRAPLTDVVPRRTLVIIAVIVALAVLGTVLALTLGGGDEGAAGGSGDKPAVSTGASDDTKQDDGGGTRTDGSASDGASQGPSDGASEGGAPGSGASGDAGTGSDGAGKSGEDKGAASTHKGGQGYSIGLPKGWKHRSQDAAGDRFTGPQGQKLLVAWTSTPKGDPVADWKDQERYMVRSQYKKIRIEKVDYRGWNTADWEFTYADGGTQYRTVDRGFVVNDHQGYALMYTAKAADWDSDLRRDTWRTLTKTFEPKS
- a CDS encoding nucleotide sugar dehydrogenase, whose product is MPADLAVIGLGPYGLPLAQAAVAAGIPTLGYRTGPEADPLTPAEVRRMLATGFRTPAGPAELGRVRTAVICTPTPPGADGGLDLTQVEAAARTLAAHMRPHTTVILESPVRPGTTEEFLRPLLEQGSGLRAGRDFHLAYSPSRADPGNRDFTPANTPKVIGGVTPACTESAAAFYSRLTDKVVRARGPREAETVQLLETNFRHVNIALVNEMAVLCDDLGVDLWDVLRCAETKPFGFQAFRPGPGVGGHSVPQDLTGQAPHSLRMVELAQQVNAQMPRYVVQRAAALLNEHGKSARGARVLLLGVTYKADLADQQATPAEEIATRLMSLGAAVSYHDPHIPSWKVADRPVPRADSLYEAAADADLTILLQQHRTYDLQGLSVKAQLLLDTRGATPTGAAHRL
- a CDS encoding glycerol-3-phosphate dehydrogenase/oxidase: MRTATLGPAQRAEALAAMAERELDVLVVGAGVVGAGTALDAVTRGLSTGLVEARDWASGTSSRSSKLIHGGLRYLEMLDFGLVREALKERGLLLERLAPHLVKPVPFLYPLQHKGWERLYAGSGVALYDAMAMARGHGRGLPAHRHLTRRHALRVAPALKKDALVGALQYYDAQMDDARFVTTLVRTAAAYGAQVANRARVTSFLREGERVVGARVQDVEAGGEYEIRAKQVVNATGVWTDDTQSMVGERGRFHVRASKGIHLVVPKDRIHSSTGLILRTEKSVLFVIPWGRHWIIGTTDTDWDLDKAHPAASSADIDYLLEHINSVLSVPLTRDDVEGVYAGLRPLLAGESDATSKLSREHTVAHPVPGLVVVAGGKYTTYRVMAKDAVDAAVHGLDLRVADCVTEITPLLGAEGYRALWNARARVAARTGLHVVRVEHLLNRYGAMAEEVLELVAADPSLGEPLHAADDYLRAEVVYAASHEGARHLDDVLTRRTRISIETFDRGTRSAREAAELMAPVLGWDEEQVEREVQHYEKRVEAERESQRQPDDLTADAARLGAPDIVPR
- a CDS encoding GuaB3 family IMP dehydrogenase-related protein; translation: MTEIEIGRGKRGRRAYAFDDIAVVPSRRTRDPKEVSIAWQIDAYRFELPFLAAPMDSVVSPATAIRIGELGGLGVLNLEGLWTRYEDPQPLLDEIAELDTDNATRRLQEIYAAPIKEELIGQRIKEVRDSGVVTAAALSPQRTAQFSKAVVDAGVDIFVIRGTTVSAEHVSGSHEPLNLKQFIYELDVPVIVGGCATYTAALHLMRTGAAGVLVGFGGGAAHTTRNVLGIQVPMATAVADVAAARRDYMDESGGRYVHVIADGGVGWSGDLPKAIACGADSVMMGSPLARATDAPGRGNHWGMEAVNEELPRGKKVDLGTVGTIEEILTGPARNPDGSMNFFGALRRAMSTTGYSELKEFQRVEVTVGDSQHRR